A window of the Halichoerus grypus chromosome 2, mHalGry1.hap1.1, whole genome shotgun sequence genome harbors these coding sequences:
- the KIF2B gene encoding LOW QUALITY PROTEIN: kinesin-like protein KIF2B (The sequence of the model RefSeq protein was modified relative to this genomic sequence to represent the inferred CDS: deleted 1 base in 1 codon), which yields MASQLCLPAAPRLASLKPLKPHLGDVQVGICVAIQRSDGRIHLAVVTEIKRENSWVMVQWVEKGVKKGKKVDLETIFLLNPALASAEHPTRSSLLPLSLAPSSAIGDQCTATRWIAAIPQKNETPSGDSLALRVPSNPCLMKWKKSPCLREIEKLQKQREKRRRLQLEIRAQRTLNVNTGNPNYEIMRMIEEYRRHLDCSKVSSLEPREDHRIYVCVRKRPLNQRETTMKDLDVITIPSDNVVMVHESKQKVDLTRYLENQTFCFDHAFDDTASNELVYQFTAQPLVESIFHKGMATCFAYGQTGSGKTHTMGGAFSGRDQDCSKGIYALVAQDVFLLLKTTAYEKLDLKVYGTFFEIYGGKVYDLLNWKKKLQVLEDGNQQIQVVGLQEQEVCSMEDVLNLVELGNSCRTSGQTSVNAHSSRSHAVFQIILKSGGKLHGKFSLVDLAGNERGADTAKANRKRQLEGAEINKSLLALKECIRALGHNKSHTPFRASKLTQVLRDSFIGQNSSTCMIATISPGMASCENTLNTLRYANRVKELTLDLRPHHCCLYPVGPEVPRMLENHIRDSKTSLQRDGFIKIPCLQTEEEEQAKDIEIFSTPLAEDTRTSWKESSQWPGNNFQETAGGINYDVDFCIARLLSILDQKIGILTEMQKKLKLFRADLQKKTKCGGSNGKRSDLK from the exons ATGGCCAGCCAGTTATGCCTCCCCGCTGCCCCTCGCCTCGCATCCTTGAAACCCTTGAAGCCGCACTTGGGAGATGTCCAAGTGGGCATCTGCGTGGCGATCCAACGCAGCGACGGGCGAATCCATCTTGCTGTGGTCACAGAGATCAAAAGAGAAAACTCTTGGGTCATGGTACAGTGGGTCGAAAAAGGAGTCAAAAAGGGCAAGAAGGTTGATCTAGAGACCATATTCCTGCTGAATCCCGCGCTGGCCTCTGCGGAACACCCCACACGGTCCTCCTTGTTGCCCTTGTCTCTGGCGCCCTCTTCGGCCATCGGGGACCAGTGCACCGCCACGCGGTGGATTGCGGCTATCCCCCAGAAAAATGAAACGCCCTCAGGGGACAGCCTGGCTCTGAGAGTCCCCAGCAATCCTTGCCTGATGAAGTGGAAAAAGTCTCCCTGCCTACGGGAAATTGAGAAACTGCAAAAGCAGCGGGAGAAGCGCAGGCGGCTGCAGCTGGAGATCCGAGCCCAGCGCACCCTCAACGTCAACACGGGAAACCCCAACTACGAGATCATGCGCATGATCGAAGAGTACCGCAGGCACCTGGACTGCAGCAAGGTGTCCAGCCTGGAGCCCCGGGAAGACCACCGGATCTACGTCTGCGTGAGGAAGCGTCCTCTCAACCAGCGGGAGACCACCATGAAGGATCTGGACGTCATCACCATCCCCTCGGACAACGTGGTCATGGTGCATGAGTCCAAGCAAAAGGTAGACCTCACTCGCTACCTGGAGAACCAGACCTTCTGCTTCGACCATGCCTTCGATGACACCGCCTCCAATGAGTTAGTGTACCAGTTCACTGCCCAGCCGCTGGTGGAGTCCATCTTCCACAAGGGCATGGCCACCTGCTTTGCCTATGGGCAGACAGGCAGTGGGAAAACGCACACTATGGGCGGAGCCTTTTCAGGAAGGGACCAAGATTGTTCTAAAGGCATTTATGCCCTGGTGGCGCAGGATGTCTTCCTCCTGCTCAAAACCACAGCTTATGAGAAGCTGGACCTCAAAGTCTATGGGACATTTTTTGAGATTTACGGGGGCAAGGTGTATGATTTGTTGAACTGGAAGAAGAAGCTGCAAGTCCTTGAGGATGGCAATCAGCAAATCCAGGTGGTCGGACTACAGGAGCAGGAGGTGTGTAGTATGGAGGATGTGCTGAACCTCGTGGAACTAGGAAACAGCTGTCGGACTTCTGGACAGACATCAGTCAATGCCCACTCTTCCAGGAGCCACGCCGTGTTCCAGATCATCCTAAAGTCAGGAGGGAAACTGCATGGCAAGTTCTCCCTTGTTGACTTAGCTGGGAACGAAAGGGGAGCAGATACTGCCAAAGCCAACCGGAAAAGGCAGCTAGAAGGGGCGGAGATTAATAAAAGTCTACTCGCGCTCAAAGAATGCATCCGGGCTTTGGGTCACAACAAGTCTCATACCCCATTCAGAGCCAGCAAACTGACGCAGGTGCTCCGG GACTCCTTTATTGGCCAGAATTCCTCCACTTGTATGATTGCTACGATTTCTCCAGGGATGGCCTCTTGTGAAAACACCCTCAACACTTTAAGGTATGCAAATAGAGTGAAAGAACTGACTCTGGATTTAAGGCCCCACCATTGTTGTCTCTATCCGGTTGGACCTGAGGTGCCAAGGATGTTGGAAAATCACATTAGAGATTCAAAAACATCCCTTCAGAGGGATGGATTCATTAAAATACCTTGTTTACAGACTGAGGAGGAAGAACAGGCTAAAGACATTGAAATATTCTCCACTCCATTAGCGGAGGATACAAGGACTTCATGGAAGGAATCAAGCCAATGGCCAGGGAACAACTTTCAGGAGACAGCTGGTGGGATAAACTATGATGTTGATTTTTGCATTGCCCGGTTATTGTCCATTTTGGATCAGAAAATAGGTATCCTGACTGAGAtgcaaaagaaactgaaattattCCGAGCTGACCTCCAAAAGAAGACCAAGTGTGGTGGATCCAATGGCAAGAGGTCAGATCTGAAATGA